In the bacterium genome, CCGCCGGACCTTCATGCCCAAACTGGTCATACGCGCTTCGCTTATCGGGAGCGGACAAGATTTCATACGCCTCAGCTACTTCCTTGAATTTTTCCTCGGCTTCTTTATTCCCGGGATTATTATCAGGATGATACTTCAAAGCAAGTTGTCTGTAAGCCTTTTTTATTTCATCTGTTGACGCGTCTTTTTTGATACCAAGAATCTCATAATAATCTCGTTTTGCCAATTTCCCCCCTAACTTAATTAAATTCTACAGGAGCTTTATTAATCAAGTCCCATTTGTCTATTTCTTTTTCTTCTTTTCTTCCTCATCCACGACTTCATAATCGGCCTCAACAGCCTCTTCTTTTTTGGCACCTGTGCCTTCTTCACCCGCACCCGGTGTCCCACCCTCTTCGCCTGCTCCAAAACCGCCTGCCGCGCCCGCGCCAAAATCACCAGCGCCCGACCCGCCGGTCCCGGACCCTCCCGCGCCCTGTTTTTTCGCGGCTTCCGCGTATACAACTTCCGCGAGTTTATGAGACGCTTTCATCAACGCCTCAGACGCCGATTTTATCTCTTTCGCGTCTTCGCCCTGGCTTACTTTCTTCAACTCTTCCAGTTTCCCGTTAATGTCCTGCTTAATTGAATCATCAACTTTATCGCCGTATTCCTTCAGGGATTTTTCCGTGTTATACACCAGGCTGTCGGCTTCGTTCTTTGCTTCCGTCAATTCCTTCCTTTTCTTATCCTCCTCCGCGAACCTCTCCGCGTCTTTGACCATTTTATCAATTTCATCTTTTGACAATTTTGTCGGGGCCGTTATACGGATACTCTGCTCTTTTTTGGTCCCCAAATCCTTTGCCGTAACATGCAAAATGCCGTTCGCGTCGATATCAAACGTGACCTCTATCTGGGGCATGCCTCTCGGCGCGGGCGGAATACCCACGAGTTCAAACCGGCCCAATTCCGTGTTGTCTCGCGACATCTGCCTTTCACCCTGCAGGATATGAATATCCACTGCGGGCTGGTTGTCTGCCGCGGTCGAAAAAACCTGGCTCTTTTTTGTGGGAATTGTCGTGTTTCTTTCAATGAGCTTTGTAAAAATGCCTCCCAGTGTTTCTATTCCAAGTGAAAGCGGCGTGACATCCAGGAGCGTAACATGTTTCACCTCGCCCTGCAGAACCCCTGCCTGGACGGCCGCGCCCATTGCCACGCATTCCATCGGATCAACACCACGCTCAATTTTCTTCCCACATAAATCTTCAACAAATTTCTGGACCGACGGCATCCTGGTCGGCCCGCCGACAAGTATAATTTTATGTATATCGTTAGGCGTCAATTTCGCATCGGACAGCGCCTGCTGGACCGGTTTCCTGCACCTTTCAATAATGGGCGTAATCAGCTGTTCCAGTTTCGCGCGGGTAAATTTCATCTGCATGTGTTTGGGACCCTGCGCGTCAGCGGTAATAAAAGGAAGGTTTATTTCAGTTTCAAGTGTCCCTGAAAGTTCTATCTTCGCTTTTTCACCCGCTTCACGAAGCCTTTGTACGGCCATCTTATCTTTGCGGAGGTCAATGCCATTGTCCCTTTTAAATTCATTCGCGATATAATCAATTATGGCGTTGTCCATGTCGGTACCGCCCAACTGCGTGTCACCGCTTGTCGATATAACCTCAAACCCGCTCTTTTTCCCGTCCGGATCATACCACATGTCCATTATTGTCACATCCAATGTCCCCCCGCCCAAATCAAAAACAAGGATCTTGTGTTCTTTTTCGGCCTTATCGATTCCATAGGCGAGGCATGCGGCTGTCGGTTCATTAATAATTCTTAAAACTTCAAGCCCGGCGATTGTTCCCGCGTCTTTTGTCGCCTGCCTCTGGTTATCATTAAAATACGCGGGGACCGTGATGACCGCCTGGGTAACCTTATCTCCTAAAAAAGCTTCAGCGTCCTGTTTAATTTTCTGTAGAATAAAGGCGGATATCTGCTGGGGAGTATATTCCTTGCCGAAAATCTTTACCTTGTAGTCCGTTCCCATTTTCCGCTTTATCGCCTGGACCGTCCCCTCCGGGTTGGACACCGCCTGCCTGCGCGCGGGTTCACCCACAAGCCTTTGCCCGTCTTTTGTAAAAGCTACATATGACGGGAACGCTTTCCCGCCGATACTGGCCCCTTCGGCAGAGGGTATAATTGTCGGTTTTCCTCCCTCCAAAACAGCTGCCGCTGAATTCGAAGTCCCTAAATCAATT is a window encoding:
- the dnaK gene encoding molecular chaperone DnaK, whose translation is MSKIIGIDLGTSNSAAAVLEGGKPTIIPSAEGASIGGKAFPSYVAFTKDGQRLVGEPARRQAVSNPEGTVQAIKRKMGTDYKVKIFGKEYTPQQISAFILQKIKQDAEAFLGDKVTQAVITVPAYFNDNQRQATKDAGTIAGLEVLRIINEPTAACLAYGIDKAEKEHKILVFDLGGGTLDVTIMDMWYDPDGKKSGFEVISTSGDTQLGGTDMDNAIIDYIANEFKRDNGIDLRKDKMAVQRLREAGEKAKIELSGTLETEINLPFITADAQGPKHMQMKFTRAKLEQLITPIIERCRKPVQQALSDAKLTPNDIHKIILVGGPTRMPSVQKFVEDLCGKKIERGVDPMECVAMGAAVQAGVLQGEVKHVTLLDVTPLSLGIETLGGIFTKLIERNTTIPTKKSQVFSTAADNQPAVDIHILQGERQMSRDNTELGRFELVGIPPAPRGMPQIEVTFDIDANGILHVTAKDLGTKKEQSIRITAPTKLSKDEIDKMVKDAERFAEEDKKRKELTEAKNEADSLVYNTEKSLKEYGDKVDDSIKQDINGKLEELKKVSQGEDAKEIKSASEALMKASHKLAEVVYAEAAKKQGAGGSGTGGSGAGDFGAGAAGGFGAGEEGGTPGAGEEGTGAKKEEAVEADYEVVDEEEKKKKK